The window TTGCCGATGACGATGGCGGTGCCCGTGTCCTGGCACGCCGGCAGCACGCCGCCGGCCGAGATGTTGGCGTTCTTGAGCTGCTGGATCGCCACGAAGCGGTCGTTCTTCGACGCCTCGGGATCCTCGAGGATGGCGCGCAGCTTGGCCAGGTGGCTCGGCCGGAACAGGTGAGAGATGTCGTGGATGGCCTCGGCCGTGAGCTTCCGCAGCACCGCCGGATCGACCTTCAGAATGGTACGGCCGTCCACCTCGATCTCGGACACACCATCCTTGCCCAGGCCGCGGTATTCCGTGGTGTCGTCGCCGAGTTCGAAGATGGGTTGAAACCTGAAATCTGACATGTAGCGGGATCTCCTTGAGGGCTTGGTCTGGAAGTCGAAGTATACCCAATCCCTTGACGGCAACGCAAAGTCACGTATGATTCCTGCAACGTCGCCACGGCGGCATCGAGAAGAAGCATCAAGGAGTTTCCCACCTCATGAGCATACGCGGCAACACGGCGATCGTCGGCATCGGCGAGACCCCGGTGGACCGTCTGGGCCGGCGCCCGGGCGAGCGCCGCCGGACCATACCGGAGTACCTGACCTGGGCGGCGCGCCTGGCCATGGAGGACGCGGGCCTTACGCGCAAGGACTTCGACGGCCAGGGGCTGGCGGCCATCTACACCACCAACTACCTGCAACCCTTCTGGCCGGAGGAGACGGCGTCGATCCTGGGCATCACGCCGGCGCTGTCCATGGCCAACGCCAACGGCGGCGCGGCCACGGTGTCGGCGCTGGGGCAGGCCGCCGCGGCCATTCAAGCGGGGTTGGTGGAGCGCGTCCTGTGCGTGGCCGCTTCGTGCACGTTCGTGGAAAACCACAACGGCGTCGAGCCGCGCGACGTGCGGGACTTCGAGGTGCCCTACGGCCTCATGGGCGCCAACAGCGGCATCGCCCTGGTAATGCGGCGGCACATGCACGAGTACGGCACCACCCTGGATGCACTGGGAAACATCGCGGTCACCGCCCGCCACCACGCGACGCTCAACCCCAACGCCTATCTCAGGAAGCCCATGACGCTGGAGGACTACAAGACCTCGCGGATGGTGGCCGACCCCGTCCGCCTGCTGGACTGTGTCATGCCGGCCAACGGCGGCAAGGCGTTCATCCTCACCTCCGCGGAACGGGCCGCCGACATGCCGCGAAAGCCGGTCTACCTCATGGGCTTCGGCGAGCAGGACAACCCCAGCTACGGCCCCCGCACCCACTCCGACGCGACGATCATGGGAATCAGGGACGCGGGCGCCCGCGCCTTCGACATGGCCGGGGTCACCGCCAACGACATGGACTTCGCCCAACTCTACGACGACTACGTGATCATCGAGATGATGCAGATGGAGGACCTGGGCTTCTGCGAAAAGGGCGACACGAAGTATTTCGAGTCCACCGACTTCTCGTTCAAGGGGACGCTTCCCATCCAGACCGGCGGCGGCATGATCAACTGCGGACAGCCGTCCACCTGCGGCGGCATGATCCACATCCTGGAGTCGGTCACGCAACTTCGCGGCGACGGCGGCGAGCGGCAGGTGGCGGGCGCGAGCGCCGGGCTCTGCACCGGCCTCGGCGGCCTCCCCTACGGTAAGAACCTCGGCTCCACCGCCGTGGCGATTCTCAGCAACGACAACGGATAGACACCATGGCTGAAGCACGAACCGAACCCCGACGCCCCCTCCCCGAGATCACCGAGCTGACCGCGCCCTTCTGGCAGGCCGCCAAGGACGGGCGGCTCGTGATGCAGCGTTGCCGCGCGTGCGGCGAATTGACGTGGTGTCCGCGCCCGTCGTGCGTCGAGTGCGGCGGCGAAGACCTCGAATGGGACCAGCTCAGCGGACGCGCCACGGTCTACACCTTCACCGTCATCCGCCAGTTGGCGGGCCGCGGCGCCCGCGCCTTCGAGAAGGACATACCCTACGTCATCGCCTGGGTGGACCTGGAAGAAGGCCCGCGCTTCTACACCAACATCGTCGAGTGTCCGGTGGACGACGTCGAGATCGGCATGCCGGTGGAAGTGGTGTTCGATCCGGTCAGCGACGACATCAGCCTGCCCAAGTTCAAGCCCCGTTCGTAGGCTGTGTGCGAGACTCCTGACGCAACGACGCACCGGCTACGTCATTCCCGCGGAAGCGGCGGCGTCAAGACTCCGCTCGGACAGGTAATTGCGGAGCCCCCTCGAGTCGTCATTCCCGCGCAAGCGGGAATCCAGGGGTGGGGGGCGGGGAAACGCCGCTGTAGTGCCCCACCACCGCCCCTGGATTCCCGCTTGCGCGGGAATGACGACTCGAGGGGGCTCCGCCTCATCAGTCTTGACACAGCCTGGGAAACGGGAATCCAGGCTCGAACACCATGCTAGGCAAGCCAGCGCGCTTTTGCTAATCCACACCCATTACCCCATCCCTCAACCCGGAGGACGCCAATGGCCGTCATCGATGCCGATACCCACGTGGACGAGACCGAGGATACCTGGGCCTTCTTGCGCGACGGTGACGAGGCGCTGCGCCCCACCACCGCTTACCCCAAGGGCCAGGACGCCAGCAACGCGAAGATGCGCTACTGGATGATCGACGACAGGCGGCAGATCCGCTTCGTGCGCACGGACGAGGAGACCCACACCACCGTGGGTGCGCGCGAGTTGATGGACGTGCACCGGCGCCTGGAGGACATGGACCGCATGGGCGTGGACTTCCAGGTCATGTATCCGACCCTCTTCCTGGTGGAGTTCACCGAAAAGGCCGAAATCGAGCTGGCGCTCAGGCGCAGCTACAACCGCTGGATGGCGCAGCGCTGGGAGGATTCCGGTGGGCGGCTGCGCTGGGTCTTGCTGCCGCCGACCCAGAACATGGACGCGGCCCTGGACGAGCTGCGCTTCGCCAAGGAACACGGCGCCTGCGGCGTGCTCAAGAAGGGCGACCGGGAGGCGGGTGTGTGGGCCAACGACCCCTACTTCTTCCCGCTCTACGAGGAAGCGCAGAAGCTGAACCTGCCCATCTGCTTTCACACGGGCTCGGGCGTGCCGGACTTCACGCCCGCGCGCGAGTTCACCTTCAGCCGTTTCTACCGCATCCTGCTGCCGGTGGTGCATGCGTTCCAGTCCCTGATCGTGCACGGCGTGCCCGACCGCTTCCCCGAGCTGCGCTTCGGCTTCATCGAGGCCACCGCCTCGTGGGTGCCGTTCGTGCTCTACGAGATCCGCCGCCGGCTGGAGAAGAACAAGGAACGGCCCACCAGCGTGCTGCGCTCCACCATGGAGATCGAGGAGATGCCCGAGGACATCCTCAAGCGCAACCGCATGTACGTGTCGTTCCAGGTGGACGAGGACCTGGACTACCTCCTCAAGCACACCGGCGAGGACAACCTCCTGGTGGGATCGGACTACACGCACAACGATTCCGCGCAGGAGATGGACTTCCTCGGCCTGCTCAAGCAGCGCGCGGACAAGGGCGACCTCTCCCCCGCGGCGGTCACCAAGATCACACAGGACAACCCGACGGCCTTCTACGGCATCTGACCTTGCCGGCGGCGAGGGTTGCGCATCGGCGCCAGGAGAGATCGGATGAAGGAATCCCCGGACAGACCGCTGGGTAACGACGAATTGGAGAAGCGCCTCTTTCCGGGTCCGGGGCTGCCCGGAGGCGGGCAACTCGACGTGCGCGTGGAGGTGTCGCCGCTGCATCCGGACCCCGACGTCCGCGAGGTGGCGCGCGGCTACCGACCCTACAATATCGACAGTTGGCACACCGAGTGGACCCGCATGGCCGAGAAGAACGAGGTCCTGGCCGCGGGGTTCGAGGACGAGGGTCGTCACGTCACGGCCCACGACTTCTACCGGCGGGCGGCCGAGTTCCACCGGCGCGCGCTGGTGTACATGCCGGACGCCGACCCGCGCATGATGCGGAGCCACTACAAGCTCAAGGAGACCTTCGACAAGGCCTGGAGCCTGGTGACGCCGCCCTTCGAGCGTCTGGAGATTCCGTACGAGGGGCATCTGCTCGACGCGCTGTTCTACCCTGCCCGGGGCAAGACGGGCACGCGCTTCCCCGTGGTGTACAACTACGGCGGCGCCGACGGCATCCTGCTGCGCGGGCTCGAGGGCGACGCCGCCCAGTACGTGCGCCGGGGCATGTGCTTCATCGACGTGGACGGCCCGGGGCACGGCGCCACCCTGCGGGAGAAGAAGCTCTATGCGCCGCCCGACTCGGAACGAGTGGCCAAGGCCGTCATCGACTACCTCGTGACGCGCCCGGACGTGGACCCGGACCGCATCGGGCTTCACGGCTCCAGCATGGGCGGCTACTCGGGACCTCGCTGCGCCACCGAAGAGAAACGCATCAAGGCCGTGGCCGTGTGGAGCGGCGCCTACAACCTCGTGGAAGACATCTTCGACTTCTACCCGCCGATCCAGGAGCGCCTGCGCTGGCTCATGGGCGCCAGGGACCTGGCCGACGCGCGCGAGCGCATCAAGGAGTTCACGCTGGTGGGGCGGGCGCAAGCGATCGAGTGCCCGTTGCTGGTGGGCTACAATCACGACGACCGGGTCATGGACCCGCGCGGCGCGGTCCGGCTGTACGAGAACGCCGTCAACGCCCCGCGGGAACTGCTGGACGGCGTGGGGCACGGCGAGAAGCGCTTCGACCGGCGCACGTTCATCGTGGACTGGTTCGCCAAGCAGTTGGGGGCGTGATCCCCCGCATCCGTCATTCCCGCGGAAGCGGGAATCCAGGAGTGTCTCAAGAACCGGAGGACGACATGCTGGCCATCGACGCCGACGCTCACGTGATCGAGACGGAGCACACCTGGGACTACCTGGAGGGTCGGGACAAACGCTTCCGGCCGGTCCCGGTGACCGTGGACATGCCCGAAGGCGGCACGCGCAACTTCTGGGTGATCAACGGCAAACTCATCGGCGGGCGCGACAACATCGGCCTGGACACTCCCAAGGAGTCCCGCGACATGGCCGACATCGACGCGCGCCTGAAGCACATGGACGAGATCGGCACCGACGTGCAGGTGCTCTACCCCACCCTCTTCCTGCGGCCGGTCACCGACCGCGCGGACGTGGAGCTGGCACTGTGCCGTTCCTACAACCGCTGGCTGGCGGACGTCTGGGAGGCGGGCAAGGGACGGCTGCGCTGGGCGGTGCAACTGCCGCTGTCGAGCATGGACGAGGCCCTGGAGGAGTTGCGCTGGGCGCGGGAACACGGCGCCTGCGCCGTATTCATGCGCGGCCTCGAGACCCATCATCCGCTGC of the Deltaproteobacteria bacterium genome contains:
- a CDS encoding alpha/beta hydrolase, yielding MKESPDRPLGNDELEKRLFPGPGLPGGGQLDVRVEVSPLHPDPDVREVARGYRPYNIDSWHTEWTRMAEKNEVLAAGFEDEGRHVTAHDFYRRAAEFHRRALVYMPDADPRMMRSHYKLKETFDKAWSLVTPPFERLEIPYEGHLLDALFYPARGKTGTRFPVVYNYGGADGILLRGLEGDAAQYVRRGMCFIDVDGPGHGATLREKKLYAPPDSERVAKAVIDYLVTRPDVDPDRIGLHGSSMGGYSGPRCATEEKRIKAVAVWSGAYNLVEDIFDFYPPIQERLRWLMGARDLADARERIKEFTLVGRAQAIECPLLVGYNHDDRVMDPRGAVRLYENAVNAPRELLDGVGHGEKRFDRRTFIVDWFAKQLGA
- a CDS encoding Zn-ribbon domain-containing OB-fold protein yields the protein MAEARTEPRRPLPEITELTAPFWQAAKDGRLVMQRCRACGELTWCPRPSCVECGGEDLEWDQLSGRATVYTFTVIRQLAGRGARAFEKDIPYVIAWVDLEEGPRFYTNIVECPVDDVEIGMPVEVVFDPVSDDISLPKFKPRS
- a CDS encoding amidohydrolase family protein — protein: MAVIDADTHVDETEDTWAFLRDGDEALRPTTAYPKGQDASNAKMRYWMIDDRRQIRFVRTDEETHTTVGARELMDVHRRLEDMDRMGVDFQVMYPTLFLVEFTEKAEIELALRRSYNRWMAQRWEDSGGRLRWVLLPPTQNMDAALDELRFAKEHGACGVLKKGDREAGVWANDPYFFPLYEEAQKLNLPICFHTGSGVPDFTPAREFTFSRFYRILLPVVHAFQSLIVHGVPDRFPELRFGFIEATASWVPFVLYEIRRRLEKNKERPTSVLRSTMEIEEMPEDILKRNRMYVSFQVDEDLDYLLKHTGEDNLLVGSDYTHNDSAQEMDFLGLLKQRADKGDLSPAAVTKITQDNPTAFYGI
- a CDS encoding thiolase family protein — protein: MSIRGNTAIVGIGETPVDRLGRRPGERRRTIPEYLTWAARLAMEDAGLTRKDFDGQGLAAIYTTNYLQPFWPEETASILGITPALSMANANGGAATVSALGQAAAAIQAGLVERVLCVAASCTFVENHNGVEPRDVRDFEVPYGLMGANSGIALVMRRHMHEYGTTLDALGNIAVTARHHATLNPNAYLRKPMTLEDYKTSRMVADPVRLLDCVMPANGGKAFILTSAERAADMPRKPVYLMGFGEQDNPSYGPRTHSDATIMGIRDAGARAFDMAGVTANDMDFAQLYDDYVIIEMMQMEDLGFCEKGDTKYFESTDFSFKGTLPIQTGGGMINCGQPSTCGGMIHILESVTQLRGDGGERQVAGASAGLCTGLGGLPYGKNLGSTAVAILSNDNG